The Deinococcus sedimenti genome segment TCCCCGTATTCGTCGACCGCTCGCCACAACCAATGCTTGACCCCGCCGATCTTGACGCAGACCTCGTCCAGATGCCATCGAGAACCCCGGCGGGGTTCTCGATGGCGCAGTTCCTCGGTCAGGAGTGGGGCGAACTTGATGTTCCACTGACGGAGGGTCTCGTGACTGACCTGAACACCACGCTCGTGAAGCAGTTCCTGAACGTCCCGCTGGCTGAGTGGGAAGCGGTGGTACAGCCGCAGAGCGTAGCCGATCACGCTCAGGGGAAAACGGTGGCGGTAGGGCTTCCGGTCAGTCACAGCTCACCAGCCTACAGAGGTTAAGTTGCCAGAACCGCAACGCCTGACATACCGTCTGCTACAGGACGACATCAGCTCGAATCAGTCCAGATGAAGTCCCTACCGCACATAACGTTATGTGTGAGTCCGCTAAGCTGGGGCTACATGACGACCTACACCTTCTTCAACCACGCAGGCGGGGTCGGAAAGACCTCGGCCACGCGTGACTTCGGGTATGAGCTCGCTTCACGTGGGCACCGGGTGCTGCTGGTCGATTTCGACCCGCAAGGGAATCTGACTTCGTTCCTGGGGGCCGACAAATGGGGATTGAATCAGGACGCCACCCTCCTGGCCGCTCTGCTGGAAGACGACCCCAACGCCGTGCAGTCCAGACTGCCAGCCACGGTCGAGGTTCACGGCCTGTCGCTCTATCCTGCCACGATCGACCTGGCCATCGCCGAAGCGCAGCTGCTGGCCAAAATCGGCCGCGAGCGGCGACTCAGCAATATCCTGAACCACCTGCCCCAGGCCTATGACTACGTGCTGATCGATTCGCCACCCAGCCTGGGAACCCTCACCGTCAATGCGTTGGTCGCTGCGGATTCGGTCATCACGCCCGTGGCGACCCGATTCAAGGCGGTGGATGGGTTGCCCGGCCTGACGCGCATGGTGAACGAACTGCAGTGGGTCAAGCCCAGCCTGGGTTTCGCGGCGTTCCTCCCGACCATGTACGACCAGCGCAACCGGCATGATTCCGACGTTCTGGAGATGATCCGCGAGCAGCTCGCGCCGCTGGCGCCGG includes the following:
- a CDS encoding IS6 family transposase, whose amino-acid sequence is MTDRKPYRHRFPLSVIGYALRLYHRFPLSQRDVQELLHERGVQVSHETLRQWNIKFAPLLTEELRHREPRRGSRWHLDEVCVKIGGVKHWLWRAVDEYG
- a CDS encoding ParA family protein encodes the protein MTTYTFFNHAGGVGKTSATRDFGYELASRGHRVLLVDFDPQGNLTSFLGADKWGLNQDATLLAALLEDDPNAVQSRLPATVEVHGLSLYPATIDLAIAEAQLLAKIGRERRLSNILNHLPQAYDYVLIDSPPSLGTLTVNALVAADSVITPVATRFKAVDGLPGLTRMVNELQWVKPSLGFAAFLPTMYDQRNRHDSDVLEMIREQLAPLAPVLPPVRYRAADHNDASMSGQPVQVYKPGSEAARDMAQVVTAFLELQGQPA